A genomic stretch from Anaerococcus mediterraneensis includes:
- a CDS encoding ABC transporter substrate-binding protein — protein sequence MNTKRKLLAVATSLALILAGCNGKAGTNENVENKDNDTVKLGVITPQTGPVSIYGKANENGIKLAAKEINEKGGIDGKKIELIIMDDKGELTEAVTSYNKLLEENVDLVIGAFTSKPSLAVAETAVNYDLPVITPGGTQEEITQGKENVFRQTFTNSYQGSLLAIFAKDNLKAKTAAILKNSSDDYSTGIAKAFSDKAKELGIEIVAEESYGANDTDFKAQLTSIRKENPDILLLPDYYEKLTLIMPQAREVGIQSTFIGPDGWAGFLQALDKSSYEDVNNSYYNDHFAIDSTEDIVADFVKNYREEYKEDPISPSALGYDSVYLAKQALEEAKTTDHKEVTKALKNIDFKGVTGSFKFDENNNPVKSSTMIKIEDGKYKFETVVKPR from the coding sequence ATGAACACAAAAAGAAAATTATTAGCAGTCGCAACAAGTTTAGCCTTGATATTAGCAGGATGCAATGGCAAGGCTGGTACTAATGAAAATGTTGAAAACAAAGATAATGATACGGTTAAACTTGGAGTAATAACTCCACAAACAGGTCCTGTATCAATATATGGCAAGGCTAATGAAAATGGGATCAAACTTGCCGCAAAAGAGATAAATGAAAAAGGCGGCATAGATGGTAAAAAAATCGAACTAATAATCATGGATGATAAGGGAGAATTAACAGAAGCTGTCACTTCATATAATAAATTATTAGAAGAAAATGTTGACCTAGTCATAGGAGCCTTTACATCCAAACCATCCTTGGCCGTAGCTGAAACAGCTGTGAATTATGACCTACCAGTTATAACACCAGGTGGTACCCAAGAAGAAATCACCCAAGGAAAGGAAAATGTTTTTAGGCAGACTTTTACAAATTCTTACCAAGGATCACTTCTTGCAATTTTTGCCAAGGACAATCTAAAAGCAAAAACCGCAGCTATTCTAAAAAACAGTTCTGACGATTATTCTACTGGTATAGCCAAAGCCTTTTCAGATAAGGCCAAGGAATTGGGCATAGAAATTGTAGCAGAGGAATCTTATGGAGCTAATGATACGGATTTCAAAGCCCAGCTTACAAGTATTAGAAAAGAGAATCCTGATATCTTATTATTGCCAGATTATTATGAAAAGCTCACACTGATAATGCCACAGGCTAGAGAAGTTGGAATACAATCAACCTTTATAGGTCCTGATGGCTGGGCTGGATTCTTACAAGCCCTTGATAAGTCTTCTTATGAGGATGTAAACAATTCTTACTATAATGATCATTTTGCTATAGATTCTACAGAAGATATAGTAGCAGATTTTGTAAAAAACTATAGAGAGGAATACAAAGAAGATCCAATATCACCATCGGCCCTAGGCTATGATAGTGTATATTTAGCAAAACAGGCTCTAGAAGAAGCAAAAACAACTGATCATAAAGAGGTCACAAAAGCTTTGAAAAATATAGATTTCAAAGGAGTCACTGGAAGTTTTAAATTTGATGAAAATAATAATCCAGTCAAATCTTCGACAATGATAAAAATCGAAGACGGGAAATACAAATTTGAAACTGTAGTCAAACCAAGATAA
- a CDS encoding ABC transporter substrate-binding protein, whose product MKKKLFGILAIGAIIFAGCGKNEKEAKNDNVVNIGAIFPLTGQYSNYGLSTVNGINMAIDEINKNGGINGKEIVLESLDDKGELTDSVTSYSKLVAKGVSAIIGTNTSTPSQAIAEASVEDGLPVITPTGTEVSITEGKANVFRTCFTNPYQGELLAIFANDSLKAKTAAIMVNSSSDYSTGIAESFEKKANELGIKIVAKESYGDNDTDFKAQLTTIANKNPDVLLLPEYYEKLSLITPQARSAGIKASFLGGDGWDGILKTMDPSSYDIIQDSYFTNHFSIEDKNPKVQDFIEKYRNLYNEDPTAFSALGYDTVYIIKNGFEAAKSDSNEDRNAAIKALNFDGITGSFTFDENNNPQKAASIMKVDKGEYRFDSIVNHR is encoded by the coding sequence ATGAAAAAGAAATTATTTGGTATTTTGGCAATAGGAGCAATTATATTTGCTGGATGTGGAAAAAATGAAAAAGAAGCTAAAAATGACAACGTAGTCAATATTGGAGCTATATTTCCACTTACAGGTCAGTATTCTAATTATGGCCTATCTACTGTAAATGGTATAAACATGGCAATAGATGAAATAAATAAAAACGGTGGGATAAATGGCAAAGAGATTGTTTTAGAATCTTTAGATGATAAGGGCGAGTTAACAGATTCTGTAACTAGCTATAGTAAACTAGTAGCCAAAGGTGTATCAGCAATTATTGGTACAAACACATCTACACCTTCACAAGCCATAGCAGAAGCATCTGTAGAAGATGGATTGCCAGTTATAACACCAACTGGTACTGAGGTGTCAATCACAGAGGGAAAAGCAAATGTATTTAGGACTTGCTTCACAAACCCTTATCAAGGAGAATTGCTTGCAATATTTGCAAATGATAGCCTAAAAGCAAAGACAGCTGCTATAATGGTAAATTCGTCCAGTGATTACTCTACAGGAATAGCTGAATCATTTGAGAAAAAAGCTAATGAGCTTGGTATAAAGATAGTAGCCAAGGAGTCATATGGGGATAATGATACAGACTTCAAGGCTCAGCTAACAACAATAGCAAACAAAAACCCAGATGTATTGCTATTACCAGAATATTATGAGAAATTATCACTAATCACACCTCAAGCCAGGTCTGCTGGGATCAAAGCATCATTTTTAGGTGGTGATGGCTGGGATGGGATACTTAAAACAATGGATCCATCAAGTTATGACATTATCCAGGATTCATATTTTACAAATCACTTTAGTATAGAAGATAAAAATCCTAAGGTTCAAGATTTTATTGAAAAATATAGAAATCTTTATAATGAAGATCCAACAGCATTTTCAGCCTTGGGATATGATACAGTTTATATAATAAAAAATGGATTTGAAGCTGCTAAATCAGATTCAAATGAAGATAGGAATGCTGCTATAAAAGCTTTAAATTTTGATGGGATAACAGGATCATTTACCTTTGATGAGAACAATAATCCACAAAAAGCGGCATCAATTATGAAGGTAGATAAGGGAGAATATAGGTTTGATTCAATAGTCAACCATAGATAG
- a CDS encoding YjjG family noncanonical pyrimidine nucleotidase: MKKILWDIDGTLLNFDLAETKAIKVSFEKFNLKSPSQDLILDYKKTNNKCWKMLERGEVTRQEVLIGRFLEFFKKHNIKVDSAEDFNRTYQIELGKTYVFYPHGESVVKELAKSYDQYAVTNGSLTAQRGKLEGSNLNKIFKRSFISELVGFEKPDPRFFSYVFDHIGSKNPSDYVIIGDSLTSDMLGGINAGIKTIWFNPENLKNDLDLKIDYTIKSLDEVIPLLSEIFS, translated from the coding sequence ATGAAAAAAATTTTATGGGATATAGATGGAACCTTGTTAAATTTTGACTTGGCCGAAACAAAGGCAATAAAAGTCTCATTTGAAAAATTTAATTTAAAAAGTCCTAGTCAAGACCTTATATTAGATTATAAAAAGACAAACAACAAGTGTTGGAAAATGTTAGAAAGGGGTGAAGTTACTAGGCAAGAGGTATTAATCGGTAGGTTTTTAGAATTTTTCAAAAAGCATAATATAAAAGTAGATTCAGCAGAAGATTTTAATAGGACTTACCAAATAGAGTTAGGAAAAACCTACGTTTTTTATCCTCATGGTGAAAGCGTCGTAAAAGAATTGGCTAAATCATATGACCAATATGCAGTTACTAATGGGTCTTTGACAGCCCAGAGGGGTAAACTTGAAGGATCTAACCTAAATAAGATTTTTAAAAGATCTTTTATTTCAGAATTAGTAGGTTTTGAAAAACCAGATCCAAGGTTTTTTTCTTATGTCTTCGATCATATAGGAAGTAAAAATCCGAGTGATTATGTAATAATTGGTGATTCTTTGACATCAGATATGCTGGGAGGCATAAATGCAGGAATAAAAACTATTTGGTTCAATCCAGAAAATTTAAAAAATGATCTTGATCTAAAAATCGATTATACAATAAAATCCCTAGATGAGGTTATTCCTCTATTAAGTGAGATATTTTCATAA
- a CDS encoding branched-chain amino acid ABC transporter permease, producing the protein MDFITQLFNGLQLGSIYALVALGYTMVYGIAKLINFAHGDIIMVGGYTVFLAIQMPMFKAGLPLWLTIVPTVILCTILGVVIERVAYRPLRNSSRISLLITTIGVSLFLQNLFVKIFTSSAKPIPALFPQKSVSFGGVHLSLATIITIVSTIILTYLLNLFVNKTKHGKSMLAVSEDYGAAELVGINVNKVMTMTFAIGSALAGVASVLYVSSYPQIQPFMGSMLGIKAFTAAVLGGIGNIPGAVIGGLILGIIEVLTRAYLSSAYADAIVFVVLIIVLLVQPNGLFGKLEKEKV; encoded by the coding sequence ATGGATTTTATAACCCAATTATTCAATGGGCTACAATTAGGTTCTATATACGCCCTAGTAGCCCTAGGATATACCATGGTTTATGGAATAGCAAAGTTAATAAACTTTGCCCATGGTGATATCATAATGGTAGGAGGATATACAGTTTTCCTTGCCATACAAATGCCAATGTTTAAGGCAGGCTTGCCACTTTGGCTAACAATTGTACCAACAGTTATACTATGTACAATTTTAGGTGTTGTTATTGAGAGAGTAGCTTATAGGCCTTTGAGAAATTCATCGAGGATATCTCTTCTAATAACAACTATAGGTGTGTCACTATTTTTACAAAACTTGTTTGTAAAGATCTTTACATCTTCAGCTAAACCTATACCAGCCTTGTTTCCACAAAAATCAGTAAGTTTTGGTGGAGTTCACCTATCACTAGCAACAATTATTACCATAGTTTCAACAATCATTTTGACTTATTTGTTAAATCTATTTGTAAACAAAACTAAACATGGTAAATCAATGCTAGCTGTAAGCGAAGATTACGGAGCTGCTGAGCTTGTAGGTATAAATGTAAATAAGGTTATGACAATGACCTTTGCTATAGGATCAGCCTTAGCAGGTGTTGCTTCAGTATTATATGTATCAAGCTATCCACAAATCCAACCGTTTATGGGTTCTATGCTTGGTATAAAAGCATTTACAGCGGCAGTACTCGGTGGTATTGGAAATATACCAGGAGCGGTAATAGGTGGTTTGATTCTTGGAATAATAGAAGTATTGACCAGGGCTTATTTATCAAGTGCCTATGCTGATGCTATCGTATTTGTTGTTTTGATAATTGTTTTATTAGTTCAACCAAATGGTTTGTTTGGTAAACTAGAGAAAGAAAAGGTGTGA
- the mgtE gene encoding magnesium transporter, giving the protein MADRKYDVNNLKQLQEEINKMNPVDIADRLEVLPDKSVAIWIKLLNKDLLADTFTELRPENKDRILSILSEENIKDLIKELDEDELVDTLQELPANMVKKLMTSHIDPNRREIVNELLGYPEESVGSIMTVNFLSVKSSDSPAQAMDKVMKSDLDAEKLEQIWVTNDSLVLIGFLYIADLIRNKKSDINSILEPITVTVSPTDDQEVVAKYSIKYDLGEVPVTDSEGRLIGIVPAEDVIDVVHEELQEDFANITGISDQSESYIDESSFKIAKNRTTWLVICLITATMTGFIIQRYESLLASAVALTAYIPMLMDSGGNAGSQASTTIMTQLYSGTLTFKDFFKVIFKEMKVGSIVSLVLVAINFIRILIVDDVSLAVNLTVSLTLFLTIVISNIIGGVLPLIAEKLNIDPTVMAGPLITTIVDTGVLLIYFEVASILLGI; this is encoded by the coding sequence GTGGCAGATAGAAAATATGATGTTAACAACCTAAAGCAATTGCAAGAAGAAATCAACAAAATGAACCCAGTTGATATAGCTGATAGGTTGGAAGTTTTACCAGATAAGTCTGTAGCAATTTGGATTAAATTATTAAACAAAGACCTGCTTGCAGATACTTTTACAGAATTAAGACCAGAAAATAAAGATAGGATTTTATCCATCCTCTCAGAAGAAAATATAAAAGACCTAATCAAAGAATTGGATGAGGACGAGTTGGTAGATACTCTCCAAGAGCTACCAGCAAATATGGTCAAGAAGTTGATGACAAGCCATATAGACCCAAACAGAAGAGAGATAGTCAATGAGCTTTTAGGCTATCCAGAAGAATCTGTTGGTTCTATCATGACAGTCAATTTTTTATCAGTAAAATCAAGTGATAGTCCAGCCCAAGCTATGGATAAGGTTATGAAATCAGATCTAGATGCTGAAAAACTTGAGCAAATATGGGTTACTAATGATTCATTAGTCCTAATAGGATTCTTATACATAGCCGACCTTATCAGAAATAAAAAATCAGATATTAATTCGATTTTAGAACCGATAACAGTAACAGTAAGCCCTACTGATGACCAAGAAGTGGTTGCAAAGTATTCTATAAAGTACGATCTTGGTGAGGTCCCAGTTACAGATTCAGAAGGTAGACTCATTGGTATAGTACCAGCAGAAGATGTAATCGACGTTGTTCATGAAGAGTTACAAGAAGACTTTGCAAATATAACCGGTATTTCTGATCAATCAGAATCTTATATTGATGAGTCCAGTTTTAAAATAGCAAAGAATAGGACAACATGGCTTGTAATCTGTCTTATAACAGCAACTATGACAGGCTTTATTATACAAAGATATGAAAGCCTACTAGCCAGTGCAGTTGCCCTTACGGCCTATATACCAATGCTGATGGATTCTGGCGGTAATGCTGGCAGCCAGGCATCAACTACAATTATGACCCAGCTTTATTCGGGGACCTTGACATTTAAGGACTTTTTTAAGGTTATTTTCAAGGAAATGAAGGTAGGATCTATAGTTAGTTTGGTACTAGTAGCTATTAATTTTATCAGAATTTTGATAGTAGATGATGTTAGTCTAGCTGTAAATTTGACTGTTTCATTAACTTTGTTTTTGACAATAGTAATAAGTAATATAATAGGTGGTGTATTACCACTTATAGCTGAAAAACTAAATATAGACCCAACAGTAATGGCAGGGCCATTAATAACAACAATAGTAGATACCGGCGTACTTTTGATATATTTTGAGGTGGCGTCTATATTACTAGGTATATAA
- a CDS encoding ABC transporter substrate-binding protein, whose translation MNLRKKFAVGMLLAGMFLSACSNSDKPSENNDSKAGKEKSQAGDTIKLGNSAPLTGPVSVYGITTNNGIKLAIEEINKDGGILDKQIEWFEMDDKGEITDAVTNYNKLMQNEVSAIFGGVPSKPALAIAESAANDDVVYITPTGTLANITEGKENAFRTCFIDPFQGEVLARFSKDKLSAKKVAVLRNQSSDFSMGVANIFVEKAKELGMEVVADESYGDNDTDFKAQLTNIKSQNPDVLFIPDYYEKVALMVPQVRQADIDATLVGADGWDTVLSVMDPSNFEAIEGSYFANQFTLEDPSERVQKFIKEYKEKYGEDPSTFAAEGYDTVYLYKQAVEEAGSTDTKAVCQALKNIKFDGLTGSFTYDENNNPVKSAKMIKIENGKYKFDSEVDPN comes from the coding sequence ATGAATCTAAGAAAAAAATTTGCAGTTGGAATGTTACTAGCAGGGATGTTTTTATCAGCATGCTCAAACTCTGATAAGCCTTCAGAAAATAATGATTCCAAGGCAGGTAAAGAAAAAAGTCAAGCTGGAGATACTATAAAACTTGGTAACTCAGCTCCTCTTACAGGTCCTGTATCTGTCTATGGAATCACAACCAATAATGGTATTAAACTAGCTATAGAAGAAATAAATAAAGATGGTGGAATCCTAGATAAACAAATTGAATGGTTTGAGATGGATGATAAGGGAGAGATAACAGATGCTGTTACGAACTATAACAAGCTAATGCAAAACGAAGTAAGCGCTATATTTGGAGGTGTACCATCAAAGCCAGCCCTAGCAATAGCAGAGTCTGCAGCTAACGATGATGTAGTTTATATAACTCCAACTGGTACTCTAGCTAACATCACAGAAGGAAAAGAAAATGCATTTAGAACTTGCTTTATTGATCCATTCCAAGGTGAGGTTCTAGCTAGATTTTCTAAAGATAAACTATCAGCTAAGAAAGTAGCAGTTCTAAGAAATCAATCTTCTGATTTTTCTATGGGAGTGGCAAATATATTTGTAGAAAAAGCCAAAGAATTGGGCATGGAAGTAGTAGCGGATGAGTCGTACGGAGATAATGATACAGACTTTAAGGCACAGCTAACAAATATCAAAAGCCAAAATCCTGATGTATTATTTATACCAGATTATTATGAAAAAGTAGCCTTGATGGTTCCACAAGTAAGACAAGCTGATATAGACGCAACTCTAGTTGGTGCAGATGGATGGGATACAGTTTTATCAGTAATGGACCCATCAAACTTTGAAGCGATAGAAGGCTCATATTTTGCAAACCAATTTACCCTAGAAGATCCAAGTGAAAGAGTACAAAAATTTATAAAAGAATACAAAGAGAAATACGGCGAAGACCCATCAACATTTGCAGCAGAAGGCTATGATACAGTTTACCTATACAAACAAGCAGTAGAAGAAGCTGGTAGCACAGATACAAAGGCAGTTTGCCAGGCTTTAAAAAATATAAAATTTGATGGTTTAACTGGATCATTTACCTATGATGAGAATAACAATCCTGTAAAATCAGCAAAAATGATAAAAATAGAAAATGGCAAGTATAAATTTGATTCTGAGGTAGATCCTAATTAA
- a CDS encoding endonuclease/exonuclease/phosphatase family protein: MKRVLKFLSFILIIFLILFAALLVFLSVTEYKPKDIEDVAISGSSKDILSLDEDYKLLTWNIGYGGLDKDTDFFMDGGKMVNPISKDHVLNALDGIDKSIQNIDPDLLLLQEVDSNSSRTYNINEVEFFDSRLVGASTFAYNYKVAFVPFPIPPMGRVSSGIYTKSKYKIDSSYRYKQPNPHKWPTKLANLKRGFNVSYLPVKDTDKELVLINVHLDAYESGSDGRIAQSKQILAFMAEEYKKGNYVIVGGDFNQELRENHKANIPDGMWNPSVFPYQFITDSFNIIFDDKVTTSRLNDKPYDPATAYECIIDGFIVSKNVKVNKVQGQDLGYINSDHNPVLLEFSLEENVE; this comes from the coding sequence ATGAAAAGAGTTTTAAAATTTTTATCATTTATTCTAATTATATTTTTAATCCTATTTGCGGCCTTGTTGGTCTTCCTAAGTGTCACAGAATACAAGCCAAAAGATATAGAAGATGTCGCTATATCAGGATCATCAAAAGATATTTTATCCTTGGATGAAGACTATAAACTACTCACCTGGAATATCGGTTATGGAGGTTTAGATAAAGATACAGACTTTTTTATGGATGGAGGAAAAATGGTCAACCCTATTTCTAAAGACCATGTTCTAAATGCCCTTGATGGTATCGATAAATCAATACAAAATATAGACCCAGACCTACTTTTATTACAAGAAGTAGATAGCAATTCATCTAGAACTTACAATATCAATGAAGTAGAGTTTTTTGATTCCAGGCTTGTAGGAGCTTCTACTTTTGCTTATAATTATAAGGTTGCTTTCGTGCCATTTCCTATACCACCAATGGGTAGGGTTAGTTCTGGTATTTATACAAAATCTAAATATAAAATTGATTCATCATACAGGTACAAACAGCCAAATCCACACAAGTGGCCAACTAAACTTGCAAACCTAAAAAGAGGATTCAATGTATCGTATCTTCCAGTAAAAGATACAGACAAAGAGTTAGTTTTGATTAATGTCCACTTAGATGCCTACGAATCAGGTTCTGATGGTAGGATTGCCCAATCCAAACAAATTTTAGCCTTTATGGCAGAAGAATACAAAAAGGGAAACTATGTTATAGTAGGTGGTGATTTTAACCAAGAGTTAAGAGAAAACCATAAAGCAAATATACCCGATGGTATGTGGAATCCATCTGTATTTCCTTACCAGTTTATAACAGATTCATTTAATATTATTTTTGATGACAAGGTCACCACATCCAGACTAAATGACAAGCCTTATGATCCAGCCACTGCTTATGAATGCATCATAGATGGATTTATAGTTTCTAAAAATGTTAAAGTAAACAAGGTCCAAGGCCAAGACTTAGGCTACATTAATTCAGATCACAACCCAGTTTTATTAGAATTTAGCCTAGAAGAAAATGTAGAATAA